The following proteins are co-located in the Acinetobacter shaoyimingii genome:
- a CDS encoding peptidylprolyl isomerase, translated as MSFPQVELNTNKGRIVLELNAEKAPKTVANFLEYVRDGFYDGVIFHRVIDGFMIQGGGMDENFKEKATRDAIENEADNGLTNDLGTIAMARTQAPHSASAQFFINVGNNGFLNHSGKTAQGWGYAVFGKVTDGMDVVNEIKGVRTGNRGYHADVPLENVVIESAKIISE; from the coding sequence ATGAGTTTTCCTCAAGTCGAATTAAACACCAATAAAGGTCGTATTGTTCTTGAATTAAATGCTGAAAAAGCACCTAAAACTGTAGCAAACTTTTTAGAATATGTACGCGATGGTTTTTATGATGGCGTAATTTTCCACCGTGTTATCGATGGTTTCATGATCCAAGGCGGTGGCATGGATGAAAACTTCAAAGAAAAAGCTACTCGTGATGCTATTGAAAATGAAGCTGATAACGGTTTGACCAATGACTTAGGTACGATTGCAATGGCACGTACTCAAGCACCTCATTCAGCATCTGCTCAATTCTTCATTAACGTTGGCAACAACGGTTTCCTTAACCACTCTGGCAAAACTGCTCAAGGTTGGGGTTATGCAGTATTTGGTAAAGTAACTGATGGTATGGACGTTGTAAACGAAATCAAAGGCGTTCGCACTGGCAACCGCGGTTACCATGCAGACGTTCCTTTAGAAAACGTTGTGATTGAATCTGCTAAAATCATTTCTGAGTAA
- a CDS encoding UDP-2,3-diacylglucosamine diphosphatase: MTHLFISDLHLSPDHPRLIRGFLDLLDQYQTQETQLYILGDWFNAWIGDDYSAPWLDDIVEHLKAFTAAGNRVYFQVGNRDFALHQVFLNQFNGQLLPDIDTLTIGQTKIRIEHGDALCTDDVKYQRFKKVIRNPFLISFLRKTPLSFRTKLAEGFRKRSNHTKEFKSYEVMDVNQGAVAEALKDVDLLIHGHTHRPQIHHEYGKLRIVLGDWREDQAQILEIDNPNEHSFSLKTWSY; this comes from the coding sequence GTGACCCATCTGTTTATTTCAGATCTACATTTGTCACCTGATCACCCTCGACTCATTCGAGGGTTTTTGGATTTATTAGACCAATACCAAACTCAAGAGACTCAACTTTATATTTTGGGAGATTGGTTTAATGCATGGATTGGCGATGATTACTCTGCCCCATGGTTAGACGACATTGTTGAACATTTGAAAGCATTTACCGCTGCTGGAAACCGAGTATATTTCCAAGTCGGCAATCGAGATTTTGCTTTACATCAAGTCTTTTTAAATCAGTTCAATGGTCAACTTCTTCCTGATATTGATACCCTTACGATTGGGCAAACCAAAATTCGTATTGAACATGGTGATGCACTGTGTACAGATGATGTGAAATATCAACGCTTTAAGAAAGTCATTCGTAATCCTTTTTTAATTAGTTTCTTACGCAAAACCCCGCTGAGTTTTAGAACTAAACTGGCTGAAGGTTTTCGTAAACGTAGCAATCACACTAAAGAATTTAAGTCTTATGAGGTGATGGATGTCAATCAGGGTGCTGTTGCAGAAGCATTAAAAGATGTTGATCTTTTGATTCATGGACATACACATCGACCTCAAATTCATCATGAATATGGCAAATTACGTATTGTCCTTGGCGACTGGCGTGAAGATCAGGCACAGATATTAGAAATTGATAATCCGAATGAGCATTCATTTTCATTAAAAACGTGGTCATATTAG
- a CDS encoding HAD-IA family hydrolase, with translation MQVRFQHSTHCYAVQAILFDLDGTLVESTGSIGQILQNWAEQNALDASKVIAFSHGKRSIDIVRAFIQASEVDAQYQQLTAQFVQAADQAQAVNGAFDILNALNSKQIPWAIVSSSERILIEARLKASGLPMPNVVVAAEDIQQGKPSPEGYLKAAQILDIPIEACLVFEDAAAGIEAVFKAGAKCVGVGSAMQACTDVFIENYHQILIEHDS, from the coding sequence ATGCAGGTTAGATTTCAACACAGTACACACTGTTATGCTGTTCAGGCGATTCTTTTTGATTTGGATGGAACATTGGTCGAGTCGACAGGTTCCATCGGGCAAATTTTACAGAACTGGGCAGAGCAGAATGCATTAGATGCGTCGAAAGTGATTGCTTTTAGTCACGGTAAACGGAGCATTGATATCGTGCGGGCGTTTATTCAAGCATCTGAGGTCGATGCGCAGTATCAACAATTGACTGCTCAATTTGTACAGGCAGCAGATCAAGCACAGGCGGTGAATGGTGCATTTGATATTCTCAATGCGCTTAATTCGAAGCAAATTCCTTGGGCCATTGTCAGTTCCTCTGAGCGTATTTTAATTGAAGCACGACTCAAAGCATCAGGTTTACCTATGCCAAACGTGGTTGTAGCTGCGGAAGATATTCAACAAGGTAAACCCAGCCCAGAAGGATATTTAAAAGCGGCTCAAATATTGGATATACCAATTGAAGCATGTCTTGTTTTTGAGGATGCGGCGGCGGGTATCGAAGCAGTGTTCAAAGCGGGTGCAAAATGTGTGGGTGTAGGTTCAGCGATGCAAGCTTGTACTGATGTTTTTATCGAGAATTATCATCAGATTTTAATCGAACATGACTCATGA
- a CDS encoding LLM class flavin-dependent oxidoreductase, which produces MAIKALWYLSTADGHYPWMQDEFYPVDFQRYKRLAQTIDQGGFFGALVATWPNDPLTSAASVAGFTEKMKFLVAEYAGLTPAKLLAEQALTFEKFHGGRLLFNHINGTPQRVGTYGVTLTPETRYELGQNYWEEFQAHYQKGYRSLFPNTDYTIEPTSPQGIQLWGTGDSQAGIEHAGEVVNTYLLMIRERARVKDQFQRAVLAAEQHGRKYDDLGALTSVTVRKTQTEAEQQFYQIFEKTGAELLKHKLDVSIKRKTNGEQGIDSFKAPDAQRQEWVDYIRQGKLPPLESLRLEDNLFAGMSAWSSLDIFGYASSAAYLVGSPENIAMQVQKYHDETGLSALIMSGWPLIEEAQYTAELLLPLLKEIGA; this is translated from the coding sequence ATGGCAATTAAAGCATTGTGGTACTTAAGTACTGCGGATGGTCATTACCCTTGGATGCAAGATGAATTTTATCCTGTGGATTTTCAGCGCTACAAGCGTTTAGCACAGACCATCGATCAGGGCGGTTTCTTTGGCGCACTTGTCGCCACTTGGCCAAACGATCCATTGACCTCGGCTGCATCGGTTGCAGGCTTTACCGAGAAGATGAAATTCCTTGTTGCTGAATATGCAGGGTTAACACCTGCAAAGCTACTTGCAGAACAAGCGCTGACTTTTGAAAAGTTTCATGGCGGTCGATTGCTATTTAATCACATCAATGGGACACCACAACGTGTGGGAACGTATGGAGTGACCCTAACGCCTGAAACTCGGTATGAACTTGGCCAGAATTATTGGGAAGAATTCCAAGCGCATTATCAAAAAGGTTATCGTTCATTATTCCCCAATACAGATTACACCATTGAGCCAACTTCTCCGCAGGGTATTCAACTGTGGGGTACAGGCGATTCGCAAGCAGGAATCGAGCATGCAGGGGAAGTGGTCAATACCTATTTATTGATGATTCGTGAACGTGCACGAGTCAAAGATCAATTTCAGCGTGCAGTTTTAGCGGCAGAGCAACATGGTCGAAAATACGATGACTTGGGTGCTTTAACCAGTGTGACCGTACGTAAAACACAAACAGAAGCAGAACAACAGTTTTATCAGATTTTTGAAAAAACGGGTGCAGAACTGTTGAAACATAAATTGGATGTTTCAATTAAGCGTAAAACCAATGGTGAACAGGGAATTGATAGCTTCAAAGCGCCAGATGCACAGCGTCAAGAATGGGTGGATTATATTCGTCAAGGCAAGTTACCACCGCTTGAGTCTTTGCGTTTAGAAGACAACCTATTTGCAGGTATGAGTGCTTGGTCATCTTTGGATATTTTTGGTTATGCATCTTCAGCGGCATATTTGGTCGGAAGCCCTGAAAATATTGCCATGCAAGTACAAAAATATCATGACGAAACAGGTTTAAGTGCATTGATTATGTCGGGATGGCCTTTGATTGAAGAAGCGCAATATACTGCTGAGTTGTTATTGCCCTTGTTGAAAGAGATTGGCGCCTAA
- a CDS encoding sulfurtransferase, with product MKALVDAEYVLAHLDEFQVLEVGSKTAESFQAQEAYAQYLNGHIPNAQYVDLNLHFCALGTDLHYQHPNQFQFAKSLVHFQLQPAQNIVIYDRENHIWATRLWWVLHAYGFENIYVLSGGFNTWIAKGLTVEQGEVSTKFVPNVDLPQLNLDERYFASQQDIENVVSGQLQAQLINVLRPEVFDGSELRYARRGHIPRSINIPFAHFLNEQGEFYSSFEHIASRFGLDLNKNIIIYCGSGITASGAAFALIQSQAHSVKIYDGSMAEWSSNPNLPLQSTI from the coding sequence ATGAAGGCTTTAGTCGATGCCGAGTATGTGCTTGCGCATTTAGATGAATTTCAAGTGCTTGAAGTTGGTTCGAAAACTGCTGAATCCTTTCAGGCGCAAGAAGCATATGCGCAATATTTAAATGGACATATCCCAAACGCGCAATATGTCGATTTAAATTTACATTTTTGTGCATTAGGAACAGATCTGCATTATCAACATCCAAATCAGTTTCAATTCGCGAAATCTTTGGTTCATTTTCAATTGCAACCAGCGCAGAACATTGTCATTTATGATCGAGAAAATCATATTTGGGCCACACGGTTATGGTGGGTTTTGCATGCTTATGGGTTTGAAAATATCTATGTATTGTCTGGGGGATTCAATACTTGGATTGCAAAAGGACTGACTGTAGAGCAAGGCGAGGTTTCAACTAAATTTGTCCCAAATGTTGATTTACCTCAGCTTAATTTAGATGAACGATATTTTGCAAGTCAGCAAGATATTGAAAATGTTGTATCTGGTCAACTTCAAGCACAGTTAATCAATGTACTGCGTCCTGAGGTATTTGATGGCTCAGAATTACGTTATGCAAGACGTGGTCACATACCTCGAAGTATCAATATTCCTTTTGCTCATTTTCTCAATGAGCAAGGTGAATTCTATTCGTCATTTGAGCATATAGCTTCAAGGTTTGGGCTCGATCTCAACAAGAACATCATTATTTATTGTGGCAGTGGTATTACCGCAAGCGGTGCAGCATTTGCCCTTATCCAATCTCAAGCACATTCAGTCAAAATTTACGATGGGTCAATGGCGGAATGGAGTTCAAATCCAAATTTACCGCTTCAGTCCACCATTTAA
- the thiM gene encoding hydroxyethylthiazole kinase, whose translation MAINIPNLDSILAAHQALKNQKPLVQCITNSVSVNFMANVLLSAGASPAMVDNPEEAAEFVNFAQGLVINLGTPTSALVEAMQLAIQQASHLKKPWVLDPIAAGALSWRGQIAADFLSFKPTVIRGNASEIIGLAGLGANSRGFDSSNDPAHSVEAAKSLLDHASAVSASGEIDHIVAKTSHETGEKFWLAKIKGGSHFFPLVTASGCSLGALVAAYTSVTDPFNAVVSAHAHYAVAGKKAHLKTDAPGDFQREFINELYNVTADDFEQYLEFSVEELVAA comes from the coding sequence ATGGCTATAAATATTCCAAATTTAGACAGCATTTTAGCTGCTCATCAAGCTTTAAAAAATCAAAAGCCTTTAGTGCAATGCATCACCAACAGTGTCTCAGTTAACTTTATGGCCAATGTTTTACTCAGTGCTGGTGCATCTCCTGCAATGGTTGATAATCCTGAAGAGGCTGCTGAGTTTGTCAATTTTGCACAAGGTTTAGTTATTAATTTGGGAACACCTACATCAGCTTTAGTTGAAGCAATGCAATTGGCCATTCAGCAAGCGAGTCATTTAAAAAAGCCTTGGGTTCTAGATCCAATTGCAGCAGGTGCATTGTCTTGGCGTGGTCAAATTGCTGCTGATTTTCTATCATTTAAACCGACTGTAATCCGTGGCAATGCATCAGAGATTATTGGTCTTGCTGGTTTAGGGGCTAATTCACGCGGTTTTGACAGTTCAAATGATCCAGCACATTCAGTAGAGGCTGCAAAGTCATTACTTGATCATGCATCCGCAGTTTCAGCATCGGGTGAAATTGATCATATCGTCGCGAAAACAAGTCATGAAACTGGAGAAAAGTTTTGGCTTGCTAAAATTAAAGGCGGTAGTCATTTTTTCCCATTGGTCACCGCTTCAGGATGTTCATTGGGGGCTTTGGTCGCAGCTTATACTTCGGTCACAGATCCATTTAATGCGGTTGTTTCAGCGCATGCGCATTATGCCGTTGCAGGTAAGAAAGCACATTTAAAAACCGATGCACCTGGAGATTTTCAACGTGAATTTATCAATGAATTGTATAATGTTACCGCGGATGACTTTGAGCAATATTTAGAATTTTCAGTTGAGGAATTGGTCGCTGCATGA
- the hpaI gene encoding 4-hydroxy-2-oxoheptanedioate aldolase, translated as MKYINHFKRKLKTEQQIGLWVGLADAYGTEIAANAGYDWLLIDGEHAPSDLRTTLSQLQSIAAYPSQAVVRPPIGSVQLIKQLLDIGAQTLLIPMVETVEQAELMVKAVRYPPEGIRGVGAALARATRWNSIEDYYQTAHEDICLLIQIESVTGLNNLDDILNVEGIDGIFIGAVDLSATMGYQGNPNHPEVQKAVIDAIQRIRQSGKAAGILSTQHEATQKYLDIGTEFVAVGVDTSVLINSLKELLAKYKTNVSVNHGQGGY; from the coding sequence ATGAAATACATCAATCATTTCAAAAGAAAACTCAAAACGGAACAGCAGATTGGTCTGTGGGTAGGTCTGGCAGATGCCTATGGCACCGAAATCGCTGCCAATGCAGGCTATGATTGGTTGTTGATTGATGGTGAACACGCACCAAGTGATCTCAGAACGACGCTGTCACAATTGCAAAGTATTGCAGCGTATCCATCACAAGCTGTGGTTCGTCCACCTATTGGCAGCGTTCAACTCATTAAACAATTACTGGATATTGGTGCTCAGACGCTTTTAATCCCAATGGTCGAAACTGTAGAGCAGGCGGAATTAATGGTGAAAGCTGTGCGATATCCACCTGAAGGAATTCGAGGAGTAGGCGCAGCATTGGCACGTGCAACGCGCTGGAACAGTATCGAAGATTACTATCAAACTGCACATGAAGATATTTGTTTGTTAATACAAATTGAATCTGTGACAGGACTGAACAACTTAGATGACATTTTAAATGTTGAAGGAATTGATGGTATTTTTATCGGCGCTGTAGATTTATCAGCAACAATGGGCTATCAGGGTAATCCGAATCATCCTGAGGTACAAAAGGCGGTCATTGATGCAATACAGCGGATTCGACAATCGGGTAAGGCAGCTGGGATTTTATCGACTCAACACGAAGCCACACAAAAATATTTGGACATCGGGACTGAGTTTGTCGCTGTCGGTGTCGATACCAGTGTACTGATTAATTCATTAAAAGAGCTTTTAGCCAAGTATAAAACCAATGTCTCGGTCAATCATGGGCAAGGTGGTTATTAA
- the nfsB gene encoding oxygen-insensitive NAD(P)H nitroreductase, translating to MDLLNVSKTRYTTKAYDASKKIPQEQFERLLEVLRLAPSSINIQPWHYFIADHEVAKQRIAKSLVGKYEYNAPKVLHSSHTILFCTQADITPDHLNALLHQDDVSGRFKDDAAKQAQKETRSGYIDYYRNEKGDIQRWAENQTFIALGQMLLAAGIEGLDATPIGGFNEEIISEELKLKEQGLVPSVLLTLGFRSENDFNAKLPKSRLPQEKIFTRL from the coding sequence ATGGATTTACTTAACGTATCAAAAACACGATATACCACAAAAGCTTATGATGCCTCAAAAAAAATTCCACAAGAACAATTTGAACGTTTGTTGGAAGTTTTACGTTTAGCTCCATCTTCAATCAATATACAACCATGGCATTATTTCATTGCGGATCATGAGGTAGCCAAACAACGCATTGCCAAATCATTGGTAGGTAAATACGAATATAACGCGCCTAAAGTTTTGCACTCATCGCATACGATTTTATTTTGTACCCAAGCCGATATTACACCCGATCACCTCAATGCATTACTTCATCAAGATGATGTCAGTGGTCGTTTCAAAGATGATGCAGCAAAACAAGCACAAAAAGAAACGCGTTCAGGCTATATTGATTATTACCGCAATGAAAAAGGTGATATTCAACGTTGGGCAGAAAATCAAACTTTTATTGCGTTAGGTCAAATGCTGCTTGCTGCAGGCATAGAAGGTCTAGATGCCACACCGATTGGTGGCTTTAATGAAGAGATTATCAGTGAGGAGTTAAAGCTTAAAGAACAAGGTTTAGTGCCATCTGTACTTTTGACTTTAGGCTTTAGAAGTGAAAATGACTTCAATGCCAAACTGCCTAAATCACGTCTTCCTCAAGAAAAAATCTTTACTCGTTTATAA
- a CDS encoding D-amino acid dehydrogenase — protein MPHVVVIGAGITGVTSAYELINLGYQVTVIDKHLFPAMETSFANGGQLSACNAEVWNQKSTVLKGIKWMTQKNAPLLLNPSFSVHKYAWLMEFLGNIKHYKENTHETVRLALMARQRLFAIADEEHIDFDLEKRGILHFYHTEYDYKVATQVNDMLCEGGLARHAVSVDEIKTIEPTLTGNYYGGFYCPDDATGDIHKFTKGLAEVTQKKGAKYLFGTEVIDFNHHSQSVEIKIKTSSENLKDNEKAETEIIQADAVLVCGGVGSYQLSHQLGDRVNVYPVKGYSITVQLDDERSIQNAPWVSLLDESAKIVTSRLGANRFRVAGTAEFNGYNRDIRAERIQPLIDWVNRNFDISTEHSIPWTGLRPMMPNMMPVIQQGKRERVFYNTGHGHLGWTLSAATAVLISQEISQKIPV, from the coding sequence ATGCCGCATGTGGTTGTCATTGGTGCTGGAATTACGGGCGTTACATCCGCTTATGAGCTGATTAATTTGGGGTATCAGGTTACTGTTATCGACAAGCATTTATTTCCAGCCATGGAAACCTCCTTTGCCAATGGTGGGCAACTCTCTGCCTGTAATGCTGAAGTGTGGAATCAAAAATCTACGGTGCTTAAAGGCATCAAATGGATGACACAAAAAAATGCGCCATTATTGCTGAATCCTTCTTTTAGTGTACATAAATATGCTTGGTTGATGGAATTTCTGGGCAATATTAAACACTATAAAGAAAATACCCATGAAACTGTTCGATTGGCACTCATGGCACGTCAACGTTTATTTGCCATCGCTGATGAAGAACATATTGATTTTGACCTTGAAAAACGCGGCATTTTGCATTTTTATCACACTGAATATGACTATAAAGTGGCAACACAGGTGAATGACATGCTTTGTGAGGGTGGTTTAGCACGTCATGCAGTGAGTGTTGATGAAATCAAAACCATTGAGCCGACATTAACAGGCAATTATTATGGTGGGTTTTATTGCCCTGACGATGCAACAGGTGACATTCATAAATTTACTAAAGGTTTAGCAGAGGTCACACAGAAAAAAGGCGCAAAATATTTATTTGGGACAGAAGTGATTGATTTTAATCATCACAGTCAAAGTGTCGAAATTAAAATAAAAACCAGCTCGGAAAATTTAAAAGACAATGAAAAAGCAGAAACTGAAATTATTCAAGCAGATGCTGTTTTAGTTTGTGGTGGTGTCGGAAGTTATCAGTTGTCGCATCAGTTGGGCGATCGGGTCAATGTTTATCCAGTCAAAGGGTATTCAATCACAGTGCAATTAGATGACGAACGCAGCATTCAAAATGCACCTTGGGTCAGCTTACTGGATGAAAGTGCTAAAATCGTAACTTCGCGTTTAGGAGCAAATCGTTTTAGAGTGGCGGGTACAGCTGAGTTTAATGGTTATAACCGTGATATTCGTGCAGAACGGATTCAGCCTTTAATTGATTGGGTGAATCGTAATTTCGATATTTCTACAGAACATAGTATTCCTTGGACGGGTCTGCGTCCGATGATGCCCAATATGATGCCTGTGATTCAACAAGGAAAACGAGAACGCGTTTTTTATAACACGGGTCATGGACATTTGGGGTGGACTTTATCTGCTGCAACAGCCGTGCTAATCAGTCAGGAAATCTCCCAGAAAATACCCGTTTAA
- a CDS encoding D-amino acid dehydrogenase: MHIVVMGAGVIGTTTAYYLNQAGHEVTVIDRQPNVALETSFANAGQISPGYASPWAAPGVPLKAFKWIFQQHAPLAIKLTGDMYQYQWMIRMLAECNINRYQINKERMVRISEYSRDCLDQLRLDTGIHFDERQLGTLQLFRYQHQLDIAGKDTEVLKEEGVPFELLDKAGVIRVEPALALATVDFVGGLRLPNDQTGDCQKFTTELADLIQEKGVKFLFNTHIERLEFTHDAISAVVLKDGSKVQGDAYVMALGSYSHDMLKLLNIDAPVYPLKGYSITTKIIDASKAPVSTILDESYKIALTRFDDRIRVGGMAEINGFDHTLNIHREDTLLMVLEQLFPHASDISDAHFWTGLRPATPDGTPIVGQTFYKNLYTNTGHGTLGWTMSCGSAQLLTDIISNKTPKIEYDDLNVFRYV, translated from the coding sequence ATGCATATAGTCGTTATGGGTGCAGGTGTGATTGGCACCACCACAGCATATTATTTAAATCAGGCAGGACATGAAGTCACAGTCATTGACCGTCAACCCAATGTTGCACTGGAGACCAGTTTTGCCAATGCAGGGCAAATCTCTCCAGGTTATGCATCACCATGGGCTGCACCAGGTGTACCTTTAAAGGCTTTCAAATGGATTTTTCAACAGCATGCGCCACTAGCCATTAAACTCACAGGTGATATGTATCAGTATCAATGGATGATACGAATGCTCGCTGAATGTAACATTAATCGTTATCAAATCAATAAAGAACGTATGGTGAGGATTTCAGAATATAGCCGTGATTGCCTAGACCAACTTCGACTAGACACGGGTATTCATTTTGATGAACGTCAATTGGGTACTTTGCAATTGTTTAGATATCAACATCAATTGGATATTGCAGGAAAAGATACCGAAGTTTTAAAAGAAGAAGGCGTGCCTTTTGAGTTATTAGATAAGGCAGGCGTAATACGTGTTGAACCTGCCTTGGCACTTGCGACAGTTGATTTTGTAGGTGGCTTAAGGCTTCCAAATGACCAAACGGGGGATTGTCAAAAATTCACCACTGAATTGGCAGATTTAATTCAAGAAAAAGGCGTGAAATTTTTATTCAACACACATATTGAGCGTCTTGAGTTCACGCATGATGCTATATCTGCTGTGGTGCTTAAAGATGGTAGCAAAGTCCAAGGAGATGCTTATGTCATGGCATTGGGCAGTTATAGTCATGATATGTTGAAACTGTTGAATATTGATGCACCTGTTTACCCACTGAAAGGATATTCAATCACCACAAAAATTATAGATGCGTCGAAAGCCCCTGTATCAACAATTTTAGATGAAAGCTACAAGATCGCATTAACTCGTTTTGATGATCGCATTCGCGTAGGGGGGATGGCTGAAATCAATGGTTTCGACCACACTTTAAATATACATCGTGAAGATACACTACTGATGGTACTTGAACAGCTATTTCCACATGCCAGTGATATTTCAGACGCGCATTTTTGGACAGGTTTGCGTCCTGCGACACCTGATGGAACGCCTATTGTGGGTCAAACTTTTTATAAAAATCTGTATACCAATACAGGTCATGGCACTTTAGGTTGGACCATGTCGTGTGGTTCAGCACAGTTACTGACCGATATTATTTCCAATAAAACCCCGAAAATTGAATACGATGATCTCAATGTCTTTAGATATGTTTAA
- the ispD gene encoding 2-C-methyl-D-erythritol 4-phosphate cytidylyltransferase produces MKLPQNCHKLWAIIPAAGSGSRFSKTQLKQYQMIQDKTVLEHTVARLNQLPLSGYVLAISAQDDIAENLALSHKDKAQFCLGGNERVDSVLNGLIHLSSFADEDDLVFIHDAARPCVSVECLNNLINTALEQNCSAILAIPVRDTLKRVDHQDIQTTVDRDCLWQAQTPQISTIGTLRRAIEKALADGITITDEASALEYYGETVKVVTGRSDNIKITYPEDLDLARLILQAQSV; encoded by the coding sequence ATGAAGTTGCCCCAGAATTGCCATAAATTGTGGGCAATCATTCCTGCTGCAGGTTCAGGAAGTCGTTTTTCTAAAACGCAGCTTAAACAGTATCAAATGATTCAAGATAAAACTGTGCTTGAACATACTGTTGCACGTTTAAATCAATTGCCTTTATCAGGCTATGTATTGGCGATTTCAGCGCAGGATGATATTGCTGAAAATTTAGCACTGAGTCATAAAGATAAGGCTCAATTTTGTCTAGGTGGAAACGAGCGCGTTGATTCTGTTTTAAATGGTCTTATTCATTTATCAAGCTTTGCAGATGAAGATGATTTGGTTTTTATACACGATGCAGCACGACCATGTGTGAGTGTTGAATGCTTAAATAATTTGATCAATACGGCATTGGAACAAAACTGTAGTGCAATTTTAGCGATTCCAGTACGCGATACACTTAAACGTGTTGATCATCAAGACATACAAACAACCGTAGACCGTGATTGTTTATGGCAAGCACAGACTCCACAAATTTCAACAATAGGTACTTTAAGACGTGCCATTGAAAAAGCCTTAGCAGATGGCATCACCATTACCGATGAAGCAAGTGCTTTAGAATACTATGGTGAAACTGTTAAAGTCGTTACAGGGCGTTCAGACAATATTAAAATTACTTATCCTGAAGATTTGGATTTGGCGCGTTTGATCTTACAAGCCCAATCGGTGTGA
- the ftsB gene encoding cell division protein FtsB, translating into MLEVFNTTSSKMLLGLAIILIAFLQYQFWFGEGGYFPHHALIQQIQQQAELNEELKERNRILAAEVYDLKNGVEAIEEHARLDLGLIKPHETFVQMSTISANYKPIYIDPNAQVDTRTNEDEVAPELP; encoded by the coding sequence ATGTTAGAAGTATTTAATACAACTTCAAGCAAAATGTTGCTGGGACTTGCGATTATTCTCATCGCATTTCTCCAGTACCAGTTTTGGTTTGGTGAGGGTGGTTATTTCCCTCACCACGCTTTAATTCAACAAATTCAGCAACAAGCTGAACTGAATGAAGAATTAAAAGAACGAAATCGCATTTTGGCGGCAGAAGTTTATGACTTAAAAAATGGTGTTGAAGCCATTGAAGAGCATGCACGTTTAGATTTAGGTCTGATCAAGCCACATGAAACATTTGTGCAAATGAGCACCATTAGTGCCAATTACAAACCCATATATATTGATCCAAATGCACAAGTAGATACCCGTACCAATGAAGATGAAGTTGCCCCAGAATTGCCATAA